A genomic segment from Amphiura filiformis chromosome 10, Afil_fr2py, whole genome shotgun sequence encodes:
- the LOC140163297 gene encoding uncharacterized protein — translation MSVNRYLILLVCIALDTSAQQTGDRCCFPDEQFRVLKGGVTATTRTGFLGFVFGQTSLTEEHDSVYDFTNNRFATFITRTILDPNYVEEHVQVIEEPGKDYVWVIDLYKKRCLQGEKDYYPFHLERCIPDYYTYGSTYYMGNGEFFADTYSVVIPKPSPYYGDRSHLFADGYYVVIPREYPAHGVYSVSMSQQCLPLSETFIGHTNSWKVSQNMASSMGFYNYTVGIENPEKYFTVPDYCKNEVEKEDNSIFSWW, via the exons ATGTCTGTAAATCGTTATCTCATCCTGCTAGTCTGCATAGCTCTTGATACTTCTGCACAACAGACAGGAGACAGGTGCTGCTTTCCTGATGAACAATTCCGTGTACTCAAAG GTGGTGTGACTGCAACCACAAGAACAGGATTTCTTGGATTTGTCTTCGGCCAGACATCGCTAACTGAAGAGCACGATTCTGTCTATGACTTCACCAATAACAGATTTGCCACCTTCATCACCAGGACGATACTTGATCCTAATTATGTTGAAGAACATGTACAGGTTATTGAAGAACCAGGAAAG GATTATGTGTGGGTGATTGACCTATACAAAAAGAGGTGTCTTCAAGGCGAGAAAGACTATTATCCCTTCCATTTAGAACGCTGTATCCCAG ATTATTATACCTATGGCAGTACATACTATATGGGCAACGGGGAGTTCTTTGCAGACACATACTCTGTGGTGATACCAAAGCCAAGCCCGTATTATGGAGACCGGAGCCATTTGTTTGCTGATGGATACTATGTGGTGATTCCCAGGGAATACCCGGCACATGGAGTCTACAGCGTCAGCATGAGTCAACAGTGTCTGCCGCTGAGCGAAACCTTCATTGGACACACCAACTCTTGGAAAGTCTCTC AAAATATGGCATCATCAATGGGATTCTATAACTACACTGTAGGAATTGAAAATCCAGAAAAATACTTCACTGTTCCTGACTACTGCAAGAATGAG GTAGAGAAGGAAGACAACAGCATCTTCTCTTGGTGGTAA